A genomic stretch from Acidobacteriota bacterium includes:
- the lpxB gene encoding lipid-A-disaccharide synthase: MPGPLMIVAGEASGDLHGARLLAELRRILPELEAFGLGSDELRSAGLDTLADSSEISVVGIVEALKILPQARRLFRKLVDGAVVRRPAAALLIDSPDFNLRLAKPLKELGVEVIYYISPQVWAWRKGRVHKIRRRVDHMLVLFPFEVEFYRRYGMDVTLVGHPLVDEVPELPQRWERPDAAGGPFRIALLPGSRKSEVEALLPSLVGAVDRLAERLHSGHRAIEVRLVRAPALSVDWVNERLAALAPETAIEVVSSKRFEVIADSHLALTASGTATLETGLLTTPMIVVYRLATWTYWLARWMVRLPHFSLVNLVLGRGVVPERLQKDAEPAALAEEAYALLTHPQRCQEMRHALAELRGRLGQRGASTRAARAVAEILVPGGAAAAAEEV, translated from the coding sequence CAGCGACGAGCTGCGCTCCGCCGGCCTCGATACCCTGGCGGACAGCTCCGAAATCTCGGTCGTCGGCATCGTCGAGGCGCTGAAGATCCTGCCGCAGGCCCGTCGGCTGTTTCGCAAACTGGTAGACGGTGCCGTCGTGCGCCGGCCTGCCGCCGCGCTGTTGATCGACTCACCGGACTTCAATCTGCGCCTGGCGAAGCCGCTCAAGGAACTGGGCGTCGAGGTCATCTACTACATCAGTCCGCAGGTCTGGGCCTGGCGCAAAGGGCGGGTGCACAAGATCCGGCGGCGGGTGGATCACATGCTGGTACTGTTTCCCTTCGAGGTCGAGTTCTATCGCCGCTACGGCATGGACGTGACTTTGGTCGGCCATCCGTTGGTCGACGAAGTGCCCGAGCTGCCACAGCGTTGGGAGCGCCCCGACGCCGCCGGCGGGCCGTTTCGTATCGCCCTGCTGCCCGGCTCGCGGAAGAGCGAAGTGGAGGCGCTGCTGCCCAGCCTGGTGGGTGCAGTGGACCGGCTGGCGGAGCGTCTCCATTCAGGCCACCGGGCGATCGAAGTGCGGCTGGTGCGGGCTCCGGCGCTGTCGGTGGACTGGGTGAACGAACGGCTCGCCGCCCTCGCTCCGGAGACGGCGATCGAGGTGGTGTCGTCGAAGCGCTTCGAGGTGATCGCCGACAGCCATCTGGCCCTCACCGCGTCGGGCACCGCCACCCTCGAAACGGGACTGCTGACCACCCCCATGATCGTCGTCTACCGCCTCGCCACCTGGACCTACTGGCTCGCCCGCTGGATGGTGCGCCTGCCGCACTTCAGTCTGGTCAATCTGGTGCTGGGCCGCGGTGTGGTGCCGGAGCGCTTGCAGAAGGATGCGGAACCGGCTGCCTTGGCGGAAGAGGCCTACGCTCTCTTGACGCACCCTCAGCGGTGCCAGGAGATGCGCCACGCCTTGGCGGAATTGCGCGGCCGCCTCGGTCAGCGCGGGGCGAGTACCCGGGCGGCCCGGGCGGTCGCAGAGATTCTTGTTCCCGGGGGAGCGGCCGCCGCGGCGGAGGAGGTCTGA